A single genomic interval of Dromiciops gliroides isolate mDroGli1 chromosome 1, mDroGli1.pri, whole genome shotgun sequence harbors:
- the ZNF853 gene encoding zinc finger protein 853: protein MGADNGSIRTHAQTTYAVKELGGRLPDWLRLAALGSGTCRCARLRRAREGPKRREASRGARLEGGRARGSEGRRRGLTGAQQLGVQEGREAARGGGAREGHERGLTGAKLRGVRHVGVKLRGAQEGREAAREGGAREARSSEGSRRGARGAREVRGSEGLRRGAKFVGASGPGGGSALGVCWFWTPWPCTEVSCASLGGRGAGTVAHYSSSGRCSSGRRLAEPGREGLSPPSSRRAPRPPPPARSRRRLLSPSPSPGASPGPRPGSHSPRRGQTGTGRPQPGTGKQPEPGGAGGSPQLEPQLPVPPPLAGDGSENEEEEDEEGNDSPQQLLATAPSGDGEEEEEEEPELQQPRLLRGGGAGRGRGRKLAPPTPLPPARGLEKLKELMVLPPMATSVAAPPSPGGGEPQIAPRKRRRRSRDRPTICGECGKGFSRSTDLVRHQVTHTGERPHRCGECGKGFSQHSNLVTHQRIHTGEKPYGCAYCTKRFGESSALIQHQRTHTGERPYACADCGKRFSVSSNLLRHRRTHSGERPYTCADCGEGFRHKAQARRHQRQLHGGGGGSGLGLTGPPLGPGEPEAELVDEEGIGDIGEGGEETE, encoded by the exons ATGGGAGCCGACAACGGATCCATCCGCACCCATGCACAAACCACGTACGCAGTGAAG GAGCTGGGCGGCCGCCTCCCAGACTGGCTCAGACTGGCAGCGCTGGGCTCGGGGACCTGTAGGTGCGCGAGACTTCGAAGGGCGCGGGAGGGGCCTAAGAGGCGAGAGGCTTCGAGGGGCGCGAGGCTGGAGGGGGGGC GGGCGCGAGGCAGTGAGGGGCGCAGGAGGGGCCTGACAGGCGCGCAGCAGCTAGGGGTGCAGGAGGGGCGCGAGGCAGCGAGGGGAGGAGGAGCACGGGAGGGGCACGAGAGGGGCCTGACAGGCGCGAAGCTCCGAGGGGTTAGGCATGTAGGTGTGAAGCTCCGAGGGGCGCAGGAGGGGCGCGAGGCAGCGAGGGAAGGAGGGGCGCGAGAGGCGCGAAGTAGCGAGGGGAGCAGGAGGGGTGCGAGAGGGGCCCGAGAGGTGCGAGGTAGCGAGGGGCTCAGGAGGGGCGCGAAGTTCGTAGGGGCGTCAGGGCCTGGCGGGGGAAGCGCGCTGGGGGTGTGTTGGTTCTGGACGCCCTGGCCGTGCACAGAAGTCAGCTGTGCCTCGCTCGGGGGTCGCGGGGCCGGGACCGTGGCCCACTACAGCAGCTCTGGGCGCTGTAGCTCAGGCCGCCGGCTCGCGGAGCCAGGAAGGGAAGGGTTAAGCCCACCGAGCTCCCGCCGCG ccccccgccccccgcccccggcccggtcccgccgccgcctcctcagccccagccccagccccggtGCCAGCCCTGGTCCCCGCCCCGGCTCCCACTCGCCACGTCGGGGACAGACGGGGACCGGTCGCCCGCAGCCCGGCACGGGGAAGCAGCCTGAGCCGGGGGGAGCCGGGGGGAGCCCGCAGCTCGAGCCCCAGCTGCCCGTCCCCCCTCCTCTCGCCG GAGATGGGAGtgagaatgaggaagaagaagacgAGGAGGGGAATGACAGCCCACAGCAGCTCTTGGCCACAGCTCCATCCGGGGATGgcgaggaggaagaggaggaggaacctGAGCTACAGCAGCCGCGGCTGCTTCGTGGTGGGGGGGCTGGTCGTGGTCGAGGCCGGAAGCTGGCGCCCCCGACTCCCTTACCCCCTGCCCGTGGTCTTGAAAAGCTCAAGGAGCTGATGGTTTTGCCCCCGATGGCAACGTCAGTAGCAGCCCCTCCTAGTCCTGGCGGCGGGGAGCCCCAAATAGCACCTCGCAAACGCCGCCGGCGGAGCCGGGACCGGCCCACAATTTGTGGGGAATGTGGGAAGGGCTTCAGCCGCAGCACCGACCTAGTCAGGCACCAGGTGACGCACACAGGTGAGCGGCCCCACCGCTGTGGGGAGTGTGGCAAGGGCTTCTCGCAGCACTCCAATCTGGTCACACACCAGCGCATCCACACGGGCGAGAAGCCCTACGGCTGTGCGTACTGCACCAAACGCTTCGGGGAGAGCTCTGCTCTGATTCAGCACCAGCGCACGCACACAGGTGAGCGGCCCTACGCCTGTGCGGACTGCGGCAAGCGCTTCAGCGTCTCTTCCAACCTGCTTCGCCACCGGCGTACCCACTCAGGGGAGCGGCCCTATACATGCGCAGACTGCGGCGAGGGCTTCCGCCACAAAGCTCAGGCCCGGCGACACCAGCGCCAGCTCCACGGGGGAGGAGGTGGGAGCGGATTGGGTTTAACAGGGCCTCCCCTGGGGCCTGGAGAGCCCGAGGCAGAGCTGGTGGATGAAGAAGGGATAGGGGACATTGGAGAAGGGGGCGAAGAAACTGAATGA